A window of Costertonia aggregata contains these coding sequences:
- a CDS encoding DUF2254 domain-containing protein — translation MQNPIALAKKVIKKGYDVAMRSIAFYPVFISFTLFCFAFFTLSFEDFDLVSNMKGDYPYLFIDDTDTARTILSTLIAGILSLTVFSFTMVMVVLNQASSNFSPRLLPGLVSNKRHQLILGCYIGTLLYCTIVLISLGAYELEDSTVGLSTTIAAIFGVCCVGLFVSFIHNISSAVQIQNIVEGIYKRTDTKLDGLLDRELRRKTPLQHLRTDDFTVIASEESGYFQGFDIDLVDSKLFDADLQLIVIPYSSQHILKDSPLLKTSRKLTKEEEGALCFACTVSKDLHDGHHPLLGLIKLMEVAVRAMSPGINDPGTALDVVHKLGPLLHKMVRLPTYTSINANQKGIVVTTTNISTSELLSTILQPIRLYAKNNTTLMIGLIRILDYLNAMGSIYNADKKAIAKEREAIRSDVDSCITNKKDKEEILRFLGA, via the coding sequence ATGCAGAATCCCATTGCCTTAGCCAAGAAAGTCATAAAGAAAGGATATGATGTAGCCATGCGTAGCATAGCATTTTATCCTGTTTTTATAAGTTTCACTCTTTTTTGTTTCGCATTTTTTACCTTGTCCTTTGAGGACTTTGATTTGGTATCGAATATGAAAGGGGATTATCCTTATTTGTTCATTGATGATACGGATACGGCCCGTACCATCCTTTCCACGCTTATCGCCGGCATATTGTCGTTGACCGTTTTTAGTTTTACCATGGTCATGGTGGTGCTGAACCAAGCTTCATCTAATTTTTCACCCAGATTGCTGCCCGGTCTGGTTTCGAACAAACGGCACCAACTCATTTTGGGTTGCTACATTGGTACCCTACTGTATTGCACGATAGTTTTGATCTCGTTAGGAGCCTATGAACTTGAAGACAGTACGGTAGGCTTGTCCACCACAATCGCTGCCATATTCGGGGTGTGTTGTGTAGGTCTTTTTGTTTCCTTCATCCACAATATTTCAAGTGCCGTACAAATCCAAAACATTGTTGAGGGTATATACAAGCGAACCGATACAAAATTAGACGGGCTATTGGATAGGGAACTACGGAGAAAAACACCTCTACAACATCTAAGAACGGATGATTTTACTGTTATTGCCTCTGAAGAAAGCGGCTATTTTCAAGGATTTGATATTGATTTGGTGGATTCCAAACTTTTTGATGCCGATTTACAACTTATCGTAATCCCATATTCAAGCCAGCATATCTTGAAAGATAGCCCCCTATTGAAAACAAGTAGAAAATTGACCAAAGAAGAGGAAGGGGCCTTATGTTTTGCTTGCACTGTTTCCAAGGATCTTCATGACGGTCACCATCCGCTACTTGGTCTTATTAAACTTATGGAGGTTGCCGTCAGGGCCATGTCACCCGGTATCAACGACCCTGGTACCGCACTTGATGTTGTTCATAAATTGGGGCCTTTACTGCATAAGATGGTACGTTTGCCCACCTATACCTCGATCAACGCTAACCAAAAGGGAATTGTTGTTACTACAACCAATATTTCTACATCAGAACTTTTGAGCACCATACTGCAGCCCATTCGGCTCTACGCCAAAAACAATACAACCTTGATGATCGGGTTAATTCGAATTTTGGATTATTTGAACGCAATGGGCAGCATTTACAATGCCGATAAAAAAGCCATTGCAAAGGAAAGGGAAGCCATAAGAAGTGATGTTGATTCCTGCATTACAAACAAAAAAGATAAAGAAGAGATTTTACGATTTCTCGGTGCCTGA
- a CDS encoding DNA topoisomerase IB: MKTDPSLLNTLLSEPKKAISHLDLVYVSDDKMPIIRKKNGDGFQYLYGDRALRQKEDLQRIKALVIPPAWQNVKITHLPNGHLQAVGRDTKKRKQYKYHELWTKVRKQTKFYRMGLFGKSLPKIRKTVDLDLEQKKWTRTKVLALVVRLMEETHIRIGNEQYARYNQTYGISTLRKRHVHINKEKMKFEFKGKRGKEHKVTVRNKKLIRLVSQCEEIPGWELFHYYDNDGNKEQIDSGMVNAYVKEISGMDFTAKDFRTWAAGVIFFNSLMDMGTTKDKEGIKSNILAAYDTTAKALGNTRNVCRSSYVHPILPMAYEKGKLNIYFEKASRPDAVTKYLSSSEIALLDVIATYKPELKE, translated from the coding sequence ATGAAAACAGACCCTTCTCTATTAAATACTTTACTAAGCGAGCCAAAAAAGGCAATAAGCCATTTAGATCTTGTATATGTATCTGATGACAAAATGCCCATCATACGTAAGAAAAACGGCGATGGTTTTCAATATCTATATGGTGATAGGGCATTAAGACAAAAAGAAGATCTACAACGTATCAAAGCATTGGTGATTCCCCCAGCATGGCAAAATGTAAAGATTACCCATCTACCCAATGGGCATCTGCAAGCCGTGGGCAGGGATACCAAAAAACGCAAACAGTACAAGTACCACGAGCTCTGGACCAAGGTTCGCAAACAGACCAAATTTTATCGTATGGGCCTATTCGGGAAATCCCTTCCCAAAATCCGAAAAACCGTTGACTTAGATCTGGAACAAAAAAAATGGACAAGAACCAAAGTGCTGGCCTTGGTGGTACGCCTTATGGAAGAGACCCACATACGAATAGGTAACGAACAATATGCGCGATACAATCAAACTTACGGCATTTCCACACTCAGAAAACGCCATGTACATATCAACAAAGAAAAGATGAAATTTGAGTTCAAGGGAAAAAGAGGTAAGGAGCATAAGGTGACGGTCCGAAATAAAAAATTGATTCGCTTGGTAAGCCAATGTGAAGAAATACCGGGTTGGGAATTATTCCATTATTACGATAACGATGGAAACAAAGAACAAATCGACAGCGGAATGGTCAATGCCTATGTAAAGGAAATAAGCGGAATGGACTTTACCGCAAAAGATTTTAGAACCTGGGCCGCTGGTGTGATTTTTTTCAACTCTCTTATGGATATGGGCACTACCAAAGATAAAGAAGGCATTAAATCAAATATACTGGCAGCTTATGATACCACGGCCAAAGCACTCGGCAACACGCGCAACGTATGCCGAAGTTCATATGTACACCCAATACTACCAATGGCCTATGAAAAAGGGAAATTGAACATCTATTTTGAAAAAGCGAGCCGCCCAGACGCCGTAACCAAATATTTATCGTCTTCGGAGATAGCTCTTTTAGATGTAATAGCGACATATAAACCTGAATTAAAAGAATAA
- a CDS encoding mechanosensitive ion channel family protein: MNINLENAWNEMIKRLESWVDQLVINLPNIILAIIVFIVVILLSKYISKLALRLLDKSKLQRSMKNVIAKLVSVLVILGGIFLVLGILDLSKALNTILAGAGVAGLAVGLALQGALSNTYSGIVLSYIKQVKFGDWIESNNYEGEVVDLDLRAVTIKQPDNNLVYIPNKLVLENPIKNYSTTAQSRVILECGVGYSSDLEFVRELVNKTIVENFEPVESKDDVIFLYTGFGDSSINFEVRFWIDSTSALEVLKAKTEAMIAIKKVFDENDINIPFPIRTLDFPDNFPMEKV; the protein is encoded by the coding sequence ATGAATATAAACTTGGAAAACGCATGGAACGAGATGATCAAACGCCTAGAATCATGGGTGGATCAGCTGGTCATTAACCTACCCAACATTATTTTGGCCATTATCGTTTTTATTGTCGTGATACTCTTGTCAAAATATATCAGCAAATTGGCCTTACGCCTACTTGATAAAAGTAAACTACAGCGATCAATGAAAAATGTGATCGCTAAATTGGTATCGGTATTGGTCATATTGGGAGGTATTTTTTTGGTGCTGGGCATTCTAGACCTGAGCAAGGCGTTGAATACCATTTTGGCAGGTGCAGGTGTAGCAGGTTTGGCCGTTGGTTTGGCTTTGCAGGGCGCATTATCCAACACGTATTCGGGCATTGTGCTTTCCTATATCAAACAGGTAAAATTCGGTGACTGGATAGAGAGCAACAACTATGAAGGCGAAGTGGTAGATTTGGACCTTAGGGCCGTTACCATAAAGCAACCGGACAATAATCTGGTATACATCCCCAACAAGCTCGTACTTGAAAATCCCATAAAAAACTATTCGACCACGGCACAGTCCAGGGTAATTTTGGAATGTGGGGTCGGATACTCGTCCGATTTGGAATTTGTGCGTGAACTGGTCAACAAGACCATTGTTGAAAATTTTGAACCGGTTGAAAGTAAGGACGACGTAATTTTTCTGTATACCGGTTTTGGGGACAGTTCCATAAACTTTGAAGTTCGGTTTTGGATTGACTCCACTTCGGCCTTAGAGGTGTTAAAAGCCAAAACAGAAGCTATGATCGCCATTAAAAAGGTATTTGACGAAAATGATATCAATATCCCGTTCCCTATCAGAACCCTTGATTTTCCGGATAACTTCCCAATGGAAAAAGTATAG
- a CDS encoding hypervirulence associated TUDOR domain-containing protein, translating to MIQKGTQVEWKWGNGSARGKVKETYTSKITKTIKGNEVTRNGEEGDKALYIEQEDGDYVLKSESEVERVD from the coding sequence ATGATTCAAAAAGGAACTCAAGTAGAATGGAAATGGGGCAATGGCTCCGCAAGGGGAAAGGTAAAAGAAACCTATACCTCAAAAATCACAAAAACCATCAAGGGCAACGAAGTCACCCGCAATGGGGAAGAAGGGGATAAAGCCCTGTACATTGAACAAGAAGATGGTGATTATGTGCTCAAAAGTGAGAGCGAAGTAGAACGTGTAGACTAA
- a CDS encoding ferritin-like domain-containing protein has product MSTYTATVAENLNDLLEKTYDAEKGYKKAAENTDNASLKSFFTRKSEERYNFGHALKTEIKQFGEDVDKGGSVTGAVHRAWMDTKAFFSADDAESMLEESIRGEEAAVEEYKEVLSDTNLPPSTATLLTQQMNAIKADLNKIKQLEDLQ; this is encoded by the coding sequence ATGAGTACATACACAGCAACAGTAGCAGAAAACTTGAACGACCTTTTAGAAAAAACGTACGATGCCGAAAAAGGCTATAAAAAAGCAGCGGAGAATACCGACAATGCAAGTTTAAAATCTTTCTTTACCAGAAAAAGCGAAGAACGCTATAATTTTGGACATGCCTTAAAGACCGAAATCAAACAGTTTGGCGAAGATGTTGATAAAGGTGGAAGTGTAACCGGAGCCGTACACCGTGCATGGATGGACACGAAAGCATTTTTCTCTGCCGATGATGCAGAATCAATGTTGGAAGAATCCATACGCGGCGAAGAAGCTGCCGTAGAGGAATATAAAGAAGTATTGAGCGACACGAACTTACCGCCAAGTACTGCCACATTGCTCACACAGCAAATGAATGCCATTAAGGCCGATTTGAACAAAATCAAACAACTGGAAGATTTGCAATAA
- a CDS encoding SOS response-associated peptidase, with protein MYYKLSNTASKKALEELLNRSFKYPHIYEKKVLINGFEEECIPIVSMKEDNLITPAIWGILPDGYEEEWRVFQNICNTLNAPLETMESNLWYAKSLLSKRCLIPVTGFFTSYLSDGIVYPFYFSRATGLPFCLAGIYTVLEDGFVTCSVITCSADDSIRKVHNIGQNMPVILNGHLQSAWLQEGIEMSEIKEILDTPHTYQIKSHPIAKEFYKNNISYDSMLESVFYDNIPNGFFSGQER; from the coding sequence ATGTATTACAAACTTTCGAACACAGCGAGTAAAAAAGCTTTGGAAGAACTATTGAACCGTTCCTTTAAGTATCCGCATATATACGAGAAAAAAGTATTGATAAATGGTTTTGAAGAAGAATGTATCCCAATAGTTTCAATGAAAGAGGACAACTTGATAACTCCAGCGATCTGGGGCATTTTGCCGGACGGCTATGAGGAGGAATGGCGTGTTTTTCAGAACATATGCAATACCTTGAACGCCCCTTTGGAAACGATGGAATCCAATTTGTGGTACGCTAAATCATTACTCAGTAAAAGATGCCTGATTCCCGTTACGGGTTTCTTTACCTCGTACTTGTCCGATGGTATCGTTTACCCTTTTTATTTTTCGAGAGCCACCGGATTACCTTTTTGTCTTGCGGGCATATATACTGTTCTGGAAGATGGTTTTGTAACCTGTAGCGTTATAACGTGTTCCGCTGACGACAGTATACGCAAGGTTCATAACATAGGTCAAAATATGCCGGTGATATTGAACGGTCATCTGCAATCCGCTTGGCTACAAGAAGGTATTGAAATGAGTGAAATCAAGGAAATTCTAGACACCCCGCACACATACCAAATTAAATCCCACCCGATCGCTAAAGAGTTTTACAAAAACAATATCTCCTACGATTCTATGCTAGAATCCGTTTTTTATGACAATATTCCCAACGGATTCTTTAGTGGCCAAGAACGGTAA
- a CDS encoding DUF1328 family protein, translating into MLRWTITFIILAIIAAIFGFGGIAAGAASIAKILFFIFLILFVISLITGRKKV; encoded by the coding sequence ATGTTACGTTGGACAATTACATTTATCATATTAGCGATAATCGCCGCAATTTTCGGATTTGGAGGAATAGCAGCCGGTGCTGCAAGTATAGCTAAAATACTGTTCTTTATCTTCTTGATTCTATTTGTGATTTCATTGATTACGGGCAGGAAAAAAGTATAG
- a CDS encoding helix-turn-helix domain-containing protein — translation MKMNIKFDYSFICETVLKEQLDALGLQYTLINMGEVVFQKKPTDLEREKIVQALARYGIEVLNDPHNVLVQRIKDCVTALIKDDDKARKYTVSSYLTDELNYSYSYLSTVFSEATHSSIENFIILKKIDVAKQLIIHKNLTLTEIAYKLNYSSVAHLSAQFKKTTGLTPSAFQRIIKKRKEKGITP, via the coding sequence ATGAAAATGAATATCAAATTTGACTATTCTTTTATTTGCGAGACCGTTTTAAAAGAACAGTTGGATGCTTTGGGTCTACAATATACCTTGATCAACATGGGCGAAGTGGTTTTTCAAAAAAAACCGACAGATTTGGAGAGGGAAAAAATTGTACAGGCCTTGGCAAGATATGGCATTGAAGTGTTGAACGATCCCCATAATGTTTTGGTACAGCGTATTAAAGATTGTGTAACAGCACTCATCAAAGATGATGATAAAGCTAGAAAATATACCGTTTCATCCTATTTGACCGATGAGCTAAACTACTCCTACTCATATTTGTCCACGGTATTTTCAGAGGCAACACATTCATCAATAGAAAATTTTATTATTTTAAAAAAAATTGATGTCGCAAAGCAATTAATCATTCATAAAAATCTTACCTTGACAGAAATTGCGTACAAGTTGAATTACAGTAGTGTAGCACACCTATCCGCACAATTTAAAAAAACAACCGGCCTAACACCTTCCGCTTTTCAACGCATTATCAAAAAACGAAAAGAAAAGGGAATAACGCCATAA
- a CDS encoding response regulator: MGLQIMNIVLADDDADDRMLFEEAIGEIDISTKLLMFNDGKQLLDHLLAPDAILPEIVFLDLNMPVKDGMQCLKEIRENEVLRNLCVAIYSTSSSEEDIEETFVHGANIYINKPNSFSALKKALARVLKINWQYHTSALNRDNFLLRL; encoded by the coding sequence ATGGGGTTACAAATTATGAACATTGTATTGGCAGACGACGATGCCGATGATAGAATGCTTTTTGAAGAAGCTATTGGGGAAATAGATATCAGCACAAAATTATTGATGTTCAATGATGGAAAGCAACTATTGGACCATTTGTTGGCACCTGACGCCATATTGCCAGAAATTGTTTTTTTGGATTTGAACATGCCGGTAAAGGACGGTATGCAATGTTTAAAAGAGATACGTGAAAACGAGGTTTTAAGGAATTTGTGCGTCGCTATTTATTCTACTTCTTCCTCTGAAGAGGATATCGAGGAAACTTTTGTGCATGGTGCCAATATTTACATCAACAAACCGAACAGCTTTTCGGCATTGAAAAAAGCTTTGGCACGGGTTCTTAAAATAAATTGGCAATACCACACTTCGGCATTGAACCGTGACAATTTTCTATTGCGTTTGTGA
- a CDS encoding ATP-binding protein — MIKPSKYFIVLLILATALLAFIGSRSYKQIQELRESADMVAHTLRVEAEINHLFSQFAMMQSEVFEARLRNETKTPNVLRIKKDSVDAIVKRLRRLTSDNPQQQRYLQQVDTQQAKLYSALRLFKAYVPNTVEAPEYGEALNTVSTVMDSLETVKAAMLNTEEELLRQRQVAYQKSYYFTPFMTLFLGMFALAIFLFSFLRINRERKQTKRANDFVQNVLKSSPNIVSHFEPVLNEKKEVVDFKFLFTSEQIEGITNDSQNEIIGTNLTHSFPEVLENGLFELMKTCLVTGETQTHEALYDFDGEKMWFTNTINKLGNGVTNTARDTTKEKNAEAKLKAFNERLEEQNLTLLDSRGFLNNIFKSISSVVMNLASVRDEKGKIVDFEILFMNDAINEVTGDIPETIKHKKASEIFPTIFTSGVFEKLVACIEENRQMEYETSYEKDGHTLWFQATAIKLNDGVTVTTRDITEEKRKSEELVSLNEQLAIQNSIFKDAEEVANIGSYVGYLRENQAWISDNFYRILGHEPHDFEITFEKFKEFVHPDDLEIYEQIRNETLGLGTADSHRHRIITKGGTIKHLHVNGQMIIKDGNQISVGVVRDVTKEVKSERRLKSKNEELKRSNAELESFNRVASHDLQEPMRKIQMFISRISDSELERLSEKGRMYFDKINGSANRMQTLIKYLLAYSRINKNQKEFVPVDLNETVAKVLGDLDERISESDVEIAVDELPTLKGIPFQIEQLLNNLISNAIKYRSTTEKSKIVIDCKKLSRSRITDEFDKKKKYYYRLSIMDNGIGFAQENAEKIFELFERLHQRNEYSGTGIGLAICKKIAENHNGHIVAESEKGKGATFCVYLPA; from the coding sequence TTGATAAAGCCGTCCAAATATTTTATCGTACTATTAATACTGGCCACTGCATTACTTGCCTTCATCGGCAGCCGTAGCTATAAACAGATACAGGAACTGCGTGAATCTGCCGATATGGTAGCACATACCCTAAGGGTTGAAGCCGAGATAAACCACCTGTTCTCGCAATTCGCCATGATGCAATCTGAAGTTTTTGAGGCCAGATTGCGAAATGAGACCAAAACTCCAAATGTATTGCGCATTAAAAAAGATAGTGTAGATGCCATAGTAAAGCGATTACGAAGGTTGACTTCCGATAACCCCCAACAACAGCGATATTTACAACAGGTTGATACACAACAGGCCAAACTTTACAGTGCATTGCGCCTCTTTAAGGCCTATGTGCCCAATACTGTTGAAGCTCCCGAATATGGCGAAGCGTTAAATACCGTTTCGACCGTTATGGATAGTCTCGAGACCGTCAAGGCCGCCATGTTGAACACTGAGGAAGAACTGCTTCGCCAACGGCAGGTAGCCTATCAAAAATCCTATTATTTTACCCCTTTCATGACCCTCTTTTTGGGGATGTTCGCCCTGGCCATATTTCTTTTTTCCTTTTTACGGATAAACCGGGAACGTAAACAGACCAAACGGGCCAATGATTTTGTACAGAATGTTCTGAAAAGCAGTCCGAATATCGTCAGCCATTTTGAACCCGTTCTAAACGAAAAAAAAGAAGTGGTAGACTTTAAGTTTCTGTTTACCAGTGAACAAATCGAAGGCATTACCAACGATTCGCAAAACGAAATCATAGGCACAAACCTGACCCATAGTTTTCCCGAAGTCCTTGAAAACGGACTTTTTGAGCTTATGAAAACCTGTTTGGTCACCGGTGAGACGCAGACCCATGAGGCCCTATATGATTTTGATGGCGAAAAAATGTGGTTTACCAATACCATTAACAAATTGGGTAACGGGGTGACCAATACGGCCCGTGACACTACCAAAGAAAAAAATGCCGAAGCAAAACTAAAAGCGTTCAATGAACGCCTCGAAGAACAGAACCTAACACTGTTGGATAGCCGTGGTTTTCTGAACAATATTTTTAAGAGTATTTCCAGTGTGGTCATGAACCTGGCATCCGTTCGTGATGAAAAAGGCAAAATTGTCGACTTTGAAATTCTCTTTATGAACGATGCCATCAATGAGGTTACGGGCGATATTCCCGAAACGATAAAACATAAAAAGGCTTCTGAAATATTCCCTACCATTTTTACCTCCGGTGTATTTGAAAAACTGGTAGCCTGTATCGAGGAAAATCGACAAATGGAATATGAGACCTCATATGAAAAAGATGGCCATACGTTATGGTTTCAAGCCACGGCCATAAAACTTAATGATGGTGTTACGGTTACTACCAGAGATATTACCGAGGAAAAAAGAAAGTCAGAGGAGTTGGTTTCTTTGAACGAACAATTGGCCATACAAAACTCGATTTTCAAAGATGCGGAAGAGGTGGCCAACATTGGAAGCTATGTTGGTTATTTGCGGGAGAACCAAGCTTGGATATCGGACAACTTTTATCGGATTTTAGGTCACGAACCCCATGATTTTGAAATTACCTTTGAAAAATTCAAAGAATTCGTACATCCGGATGACTTGGAAATCTATGAACAAATTCGAAACGAAACTTTAGGGCTGGGCACTGCCGATAGCCATAGGCATCGCATCATAACCAAAGGAGGCACCATTAAACATTTGCATGTAAATGGGCAAATGATAATCAAAGACGGCAATCAAATATCGGTCGGGGTAGTACGGGATGTTACCAAAGAGGTCAAATCGGAACGGAGGCTGAAAAGTAAAAATGAGGAGTTAAAACGCTCCAATGCAGAATTGGAGTCGTTCAACCGTGTGGCCAGCCATGACCTTCAAGAACCCATGCGAAAAATTCAAATGTTCATTTCGCGTATTTCAGATAGCGAGTTGGAGCGCCTTTCGGAAAAAGGAAGAATGTATTTTGACAAAATCAACGGTTCGGCCAATCGTATGCAGACCCTGATAAAGTACTTACTGGCCTACTCCCGCATAAACAAGAACCAAAAAGAATTTGTTCCGGTAGATTTGAACGAGACCGTCGCCAAAGTCTTGGGTGATTTGGATGAGCGTATTTCAGAAAGTGATGTGGAGATTGCCGTAGATGAACTGCCTACCTTAAAAGGCATCCCCTTTCAAATAGAGCAACTGTTGAACAATCTTATTTCAAACGCCATCAAATATCGCAGTACGACCGAAAAATCTAAAATCGTTATCGATTGTAAAAAATTGTCGCGTTCTAGAATTACCGATGAGTTCGATAAAAAGAAAAAGTATTATTACAGATTATCGATCATGGACAATGGTATTGGGTTCGCACAGGAAAATGCAGAGAAAATATTCGAGCTTTTTGAACGCCTGCACCAACGTAACGAGTATTCGGGAACCGGTATCGGATTGGCTATATGCAAAAAAATAGCCGAAAACCATAACGGGCATATTGTTGCCGAAAGCGAGAAAGGAAAAGGAGCAACTTTCTGCGTGTATCTACCTGCTTAA
- a CDS encoding fasciclin domain-containing protein: MKKRTTRLVITALTFFTMGFTALAQWNGNDVFSKIDNTSEYGTFELAHMDRDISTFINLVALSGLEPSLLMADEHTVFIPTNEAFKAMQIDEFLHLTNPENKMDLIKFVKYHFLPNKVMKYDFKDSQVIDVEGANDITVSVDEPYDTTYIGGARIIKDDIETSNGIIHIVDRVIMPSDIALNE, from the coding sequence ATGAAAAAAAGAACAACACGATTGGTTATTACAGCACTAACATTCTTTACAATGGGTTTCACTGCCTTGGCGCAATGGAACGGAAACGATGTATTCAGTAAAATAGATAATACATCTGAATATGGCACTTTTGAACTGGCACATATGGATAGGGACATATCTACGTTTATTAATCTAGTAGCCTTGTCCGGTTTGGAGCCCTCTTTGCTAATGGCAGACGAACATACAGTCTTTATCCCGACGAACGAAGCCTTTAAGGCCATGCAAATTGATGAGTTTTTACATCTGACGAATCCCGAAAACAAAATGGATTTGATAAAGTTTGTAAAGTATCATTTTTTGCCCAACAAAGTCATGAAGTACGATTTTAAAGATTCTCAAGTCATTGATGTAGAAGGTGCCAATGATATTACGGTAAGTGTAGACGAGCCATACGATACAACTTACATCGGAGGCGCTAGAATAATAAAAGATGATATTGAAACCTCAAATGGGATAATACATATTGTGGACCGTGTGATTATGCCGTCCGATATTGCCCTTAACGAGTAG
- a CDS encoding phospholipase A: MLKYKPFINTSTALILGLLFLMCYQIQGQNLTRSEVRDTMQQIPSFTIHKDNYFITGVPTNMAINSSTANAKYQISFKQMITRSKLPWDTYLYLTYSQKAFWDIFKESYPFKEINFNPTIGVGRAFFDKNDRLKGIGTFHFEHESNGRDSIFSRSWNRLSATYNTTIGPKTILSIKGWIPFGYQSGNPELLDYVGLGELRLSYDFVPNRFSIELKLRKGLQWDTRGMLRTRLFYRPFKKKGNQYFMLEWFAGHAENLINYERFTSMVRFGYVIKTDELNFLKRKK, from the coding sequence ATGCTAAAATACAAGCCCTTTATTAATACATCAACTGCACTTATTTTAGGGCTGCTATTTCTTATGTGCTATCAAATCCAAGGACAGAACCTTACGCGTTCCGAAGTTAGGGATACGATGCAACAGATACCTTCTTTCACCATCCACAAAGACAATTATTTCATTACGGGCGTACCCACCAACATGGCGATAAACAGCTCTACCGCTAATGCGAAATACCAGATCAGTTTCAAGCAAATGATTACACGAAGTAAATTGCCGTGGGACACTTACCTTTATCTTACCTATAGCCAAAAGGCCTTTTGGGATATTTTTAAAGAATCATACCCGTTCAAGGAAATCAATTTTAACCCTACTATTGGTGTCGGTAGGGCATTTTTTGATAAAAATGATAGGCTAAAGGGTATTGGAACATTTCATTTTGAACATGAATCAAACGGAAGGGACAGCATTTTCTCCAGAAGTTGGAACAGGCTCAGTGCGACATACAACACAACTATCGGTCCTAAAACGATTTTAAGCATCAAAGGTTGGATACCTTTTGGATACCAGAGTGGTAATCCCGAACTTTTGGATTATGTAGGTCTGGGAGAGCTGAGATTATCATATGATTTTGTGCCGAACAGGTTTAGTATTGAATTGAAACTGAGGAAGGGTCTGCAATGGGATACTAGGGGAATGCTCCGAACACGTTTGTTCTACCGACCGTTCAAGAAGAAGGGTAACCAATATTTTATGTTGGAGTGGTTTGCCGGTCATGCTGAGAACTTGATAAATTATGAGCGATTTACCTCTATGGTCCGGTTTGGGTATGTCATAAAAACTGATGAGCTCAATTTTTTAAAGCGAAAGAAGTGA
- a CDS encoding lactoylglutathione lyase family protein, whose translation MKNSSYPKSFSHIGITVPDIKKAVKFYEEVMGWYIIMQPSAVKKEKDTAIGQMCIDVFGDDWEEFEIAHMATSDGIGIELFSFPHGEKEAPEFSPFNTGLFHFCIQDPDIEALIEKIVSMGGKQRMPIREYYPNDKPYKMCYVEDPFGIVFEIYTHSYELTYSSGAYQD comes from the coding sequence ATGAAAAATTCAAGCTATCCAAAATCATTTTCCCATATTGGAATTACCGTACCGGATATAAAAAAGGCGGTTAAATTTTACGAGGAAGTAATGGGTTGGTATATTATTATGCAACCATCTGCGGTCAAAAAAGAAAAGGATACCGCCATAGGCCAAATGTGTATCGATGTTTTTGGAGACGATTGGGAGGAATTCGAGATTGCCCATATGGCTACTTCCGACGGAATAGGAATCGAGTTGTTTTCTTTCCCGCATGGTGAAAAAGAGGCACCTGAATTCAGTCCCTTCAATACGGGACTTTTCCATTTTTGTATCCAAGATCCCGATATTGAAGCTTTAATAGAGAAGATTGTTTCTATGGGAGGTAAACAGCGTATGCCTATCAGGGAATACTATCCTAATGACAAGCCCTACAAAATGTGCTATGTCGAAGATCCGTTCGGCATCGTCTTCGAAATCTACACCCACAGTTACGAACTGACCTATTCTTCTGGGGCCTACCAAGATTAA